Below is a genomic region from Zeimonas sediminis.
CCCGGCACGTCGGCGACCAGCGCCGCGCGGCTGCGGGTGAGCCGGTTGAACAGCGTCGACTTTCCGACGTTGGGGCGCCCGACCAGCGCGAGGACCGGAAGCCTGGCCATCGATTCAGTCCAGCGCCACGGCCTGCAGGCTGCCGCCGCTGGTCTGCACGATCGCCAGGTTGCGCCAGCGAGCCGGCGCGCCGACGATCGGGCTGCCGTCGGTCGACGATCTGGCGAGCAGCGCGCCGTCGTCGCGAGACAGCAGGTGCAGCATTCCCAGCGAGTCGCCGACCAGCACCTGGGACGCGGCCAGCAGCGGCGCCGAAGGCTGTCGGCGCTTCAGCGCGTCCTGGCGCCACAGGCTGGCGCCGCTGCGCGAAACGGAGTGCAGGACGCCGTCCGAATCGACCGCCACCACCTGCCGCGAATCGAGGTCGATGCCGGCCGCCGCGGCCAGATCCCGTCCCCAGGCCGCGCGGCCGGTCGAGGTGTCGAGACAGGCGATGCGGCCCTGCCAGGCGGCAGCGCAGACCTCGCCGCCGCTGATCAGCGGCGAGCCGACGACGTCGGCGATCCGCTCGATCTCGTTCGATCCGCGCGGCAGGCCGATCGCCGCCTCCCAGCGCTGGGCGCCGCTCTGCAGCGACAGGGCGACCAACCGGCCGCCGGGCAGGCCGACGTAGGCGCTGGAGGTGTCCATCGCGATCGCCGCGGTCTGCCGCAGCACGAGGGCCGGCGACTGCCGGTCGAAGGTCCAGCGGCGCTTGCCGGTCTCCAGGTCGAATGCCGAGACCCGGTTGTCGCTGGCGCGCACGATCGCCAGCCCGAGGCCGACGGC
It encodes:
- the bamB gene encoding outer membrane protein assembly factor BamB, producing MITARLRLLAAGLATAVLAAGCGFWSSSKPKLPELPPVSGAASMRTAWSYPIGAGGIGFQPLVVGDSVLAASRAGVVARLDAESGRVAWRVELGKPLIAGVGSDGTTTVVAARDGSLIALDRDGAQRWSTQAGAEIVTVPAVGLGLAIVRASDNRVSAFDLETGKRRWTFDRQSPALVLRQTAAIAMDTSSAYVGLPGGRLVALSLQSGAQRWEAAIGLPRGSNEIERIADVVGSPLISGGEVCAAAWQGRIACLDTSTGRAAWGRDLAAAAGIDLDSRQVVAVDSDGVLHSVSRSGASLWRQDALKRRQPSAPLLAASQVLVGDSLGMLHLLSRDDGALLARSSTDGSPIVGAPARWRNLAIVQTSGGSLQAVALD